From Variovorax sp. PMC12, the proteins below share one genomic window:
- a CDS encoding EAL and HDOD domain-containing protein — protein sequence MRFDFFRRSGSGGADGADGTEAARGQDAAANGHVAYAMLLDAQRRVTGYRLAWRPAGEQAAAQAGSGVKALMDTAALHLNPEDGGWQLGAMLLFVDVSVDALFQSELQSLPAQSVVLCMDKEDLMDAELRSILLFLREQGFGFMLRGAAALPEDPELRAIVTHFEVDALDAETVVRVRQETQQGNPPVELVAPRVNTWKEFDACAARRVNVFIDGAFRNPPVRDVDDALQPESLLIVQLMQMIQRNEDVRVIEAALKHDAALTYRLLRYINSPSVGMAVEIHSLRHAVAMLGYSPLYRWLSLLLATSNKASSPFMMKKAIVRGRFVELMGQGMLPPSESDNLFVAGMFSLLDQLLGVSMEGVLRKVQLTESVQQAILSRGGLYGPFVALAESCELDDGQAPRLAEALFLSAAQVNAAQLSALVWSQDASPAAAGP from the coding sequence ATGCGTTTCGACTTCTTCAGACGTTCGGGTTCCGGCGGCGCCGATGGCGCGGACGGCACCGAAGCCGCGCGCGGCCAGGATGCCGCCGCGAACGGCCACGTGGCCTACGCCATGCTGCTCGATGCGCAGCGGCGCGTCACCGGCTACCGGCTGGCCTGGCGGCCGGCGGGCGAACAGGCGGCCGCCCAGGCGGGCTCCGGCGTCAAGGCGCTGATGGACACCGCGGCGCTTCACCTCAACCCCGAGGACGGCGGCTGGCAGCTCGGCGCCATGCTGCTGTTCGTGGATGTCTCGGTCGACGCGCTGTTCCAGAGCGAACTGCAGTCGCTGCCGGCGCAAAGCGTGGTGCTGTGCATGGACAAGGAAGACCTGATGGACGCCGAGCTGCGCTCCATCCTGCTGTTCCTGCGCGAACAGGGCTTCGGCTTCATGCTGCGCGGCGCCGCGGCGCTGCCGGAAGACCCCGAGCTGCGGGCCATCGTCACCCACTTCGAGGTGGACGCGCTGGACGCCGAGACCGTGGTGCGCGTGCGCCAGGAAACCCAGCAGGGCAATCCGCCGGTCGAGCTGGTGGCGCCCCGCGTGAACACCTGGAAGGAATTCGACGCCTGCGCCGCGCGGCGCGTGAACGTGTTCATCGACGGCGCGTTCCGCAATCCGCCGGTGCGCGACGTGGACGACGCCCTGCAGCCCGAGTCGCTGCTGATCGTGCAGCTCATGCAGATGATCCAGCGCAACGAAGACGTGCGCGTCATCGAGGCCGCGCTCAAGCACGACGCGGCGCTCACCTACCGGCTGCTGCGCTACATCAATTCGCCTTCGGTCGGCATGGCGGTGGAGATCCATTCGCTGCGCCATGCGGTGGCCATGCTCGGCTATTCGCCGCTGTACCGCTGGCTGTCGCTGCTGCTGGCCACCAGCAACAAGGCCAGCTCGCCGTTCATGATGAAGAAGGCCATCGTGCGCGGCCGCTTCGTCGAGCTGATGGGGCAGGGCATGCTGCCGCCCAGCGAATCCGACAACCTGTTCGTGGCGGGCATGTTCTCGCTGCTCGACCAGCTGCTGGGCGTGTCGATGGAAGGCGTGCTGCGCAAGGTGCAGCTCACCGAGTCGGTGCAGCAGGCCATCCTGTCGCGCGGCGGCCTCTACGGGCCGTTCGTGGCGCTGGCCGAGAGCTGCGAGCTGGACGACGGCCAGGCCCCGCGCCTGGCCGAGGCTCTTTTCCTCAGCGCGGCGCAGGTCAACGCGGCGCAACTTTCGGCGCTGGTGTGGTCCCAGGACGCGAGTCCGGCCGCGGCGGGGCCCTGA
- the flhB gene encoding flagellar biosynthesis protein FlhB: MAEESDLEKTEPASERRLEKAREEGNVARSRELTTFVMLGTASAGLWFSAGLLGESMDGSLRRGLQFERASAFDTSHMLAQTGLMGLQTLLAIGPLFAMMMVAAVAAPLMLGGWMFSVEAVAPKFSKINPLAGIARMFSAQSLAELVKALAKSALIGGVAWWVIAGDIGTVMALMAQPAHYALPHALVLVAKHCVLIAATLFLVALIDVPFQLWSYYRKLRMSREDLRQEHKESEGDPHIKAQIRRQQQQIAKRRMMSEVPKADIVLTNPTHFAVALKYLDSDMRAPRVVAKGTDLVAERIRELAKEHNVAILEAPPLTRSLYKHTKVGEEIPSGLYTAVAEVLAWVYQLKRWKSEGGDAPRTPTDLQVPQALEYTVKDTAKAA, translated from the coding sequence ATGGCTGAGGAAAGCGATCTCGAAAAAACGGAACCCGCCTCCGAGCGGCGCCTGGAAAAGGCGCGCGAGGAAGGCAACGTTGCCCGTTCACGGGAGCTCACCACCTTCGTGATGCTGGGCACCGCGAGCGCGGGCCTGTGGTTCAGCGCGGGGCTGCTCGGCGAGAGCATGGACGGTTCGCTGCGCCGCGGCCTGCAGTTCGAGCGCGCCAGCGCGTTCGACACCTCGCACATGCTGGCCCAGACCGGGCTCATGGGGCTGCAGACGCTGCTGGCCATCGGCCCGCTGTTCGCCATGATGATGGTGGCGGCCGTGGCCGCGCCGCTGATGCTCGGCGGCTGGATGTTCTCCGTCGAGGCCGTCGCGCCGAAGTTCAGCAAGATCAATCCGCTGGCCGGCATCGCGCGCATGTTCTCCGCCCAGTCGCTGGCCGAGCTGGTCAAGGCGCTGGCCAAGTCGGCGCTGATCGGCGGCGTGGCATGGTGGGTGATCGCGGGCGACATCGGCACGGTGATGGCGCTCATGGCACAGCCCGCGCACTACGCGCTGCCGCACGCGCTGGTGCTGGTGGCCAAGCACTGCGTTCTGATCGCGGCCACGCTGTTCCTGGTGGCGCTGATCGACGTGCCGTTCCAGCTCTGGAGCTACTACCGCAAGCTGCGCATGTCGCGCGAAGACCTGCGCCAGGAGCACAAGGAAAGCGAAGGCGACCCCCACATCAAGGCGCAGATCCGCCGCCAGCAACAGCAGATCGCCAAGCGCCGGATGATGTCCGAGGTGCCCAAGGCCGACATCGTGCTGACCAACCCCACCCACTTCGCGGTGGCGCTGAAATACCTGGACAGCGACATGCGCGCGCCGCGCGTGGTCGCCAAGGGCACCGACCTGGTCGCCGAGCGCATCCGCGAGCTGGCGAAGGAACACAACGTCGCCATCCTCGAGGCGCCGCCGCTCACGCGTTCGCTCTACAAGCACACCAAGGTGGGCGAGGAGATTCCGAGCGGCCTCTACACCGCGGTGGCCGAAGTGCTGGCGTGGGTCTACCAGCTCAAGCGCTGGAAGAGCGAGGGCGGCGACGCCCCGCGCACCCCCACCGACCTGCAGGTGCCGCAAGCCCTTGAATACACAGTGAAAGACACAGCGAAAGCCGCATGA
- the cheA gene encoding chemotaxis protein CheA produces MDLSQFTQAFFVEAIELLAEMEQLLLELDVDAPDSEQLNAIFRAAHSIKGGAATFGFTALTNTTHVLETLLDRARHGQLSLNGRMIDAFLETKDALQEQLTAYQAGQEPNPDMVAHICGVLQQLALESGDESLAAHAAATAAAPAPAAAPAPAPAAAPAEAAALAGDGVLRIRFARLSDSECDLLAGELSNLGNVVSRTRTNDKLTVLLETTCDPDDIVAVCCFVIDESQIDITREAAGAVAAPEPAAAAPAEAPAKPPAVVAAAVPAVQAAPPAPVAAAPAAASAAKESSSIRVDVEKVDQLINLVGELVITQSMLTQAATMLDPVAYERFLSGLGHLERNARDLQESVMSIRMMPMDYVFSRFPRVIRDVSAKLGKQVRLDTYGKETELDKGLIERIVDPLTHLVRNSLDHGIETPEVRLAKGKDATGQLLLSAQHHGGNIVIEVSDDGAGLNRERILAKAMQQGMAVSETMPDEEVWQLIFAPGFSTAEQVTDISGRGVGMDVVKRNIQEMGGHVEIHSRGGQGTTTRIVLPLTLAILNGMSVKVGDEAYILPLSYVIESLQPLPEHLHSITADGHVIRVRGEYLPLIELHRVFDVAGAQTHPTQGILVIVQADDSRFALLVDELLGQHQVVVKNLETNYRKVPGISAATILGDGSVAFIIDVGAMPRIQRAQAASAAALAGASRRADAIAL; encoded by the coding sequence ATGGACCTCAGTCAATTCACCCAGGCATTCTTCGTCGAAGCCATCGAGCTTCTCGCGGAGATGGAGCAACTGTTGCTGGAGCTCGACGTCGATGCTCCCGACAGCGAGCAGCTCAATGCCATCTTCCGCGCCGCGCACTCCATCAAGGGCGGTGCGGCGACGTTCGGTTTCACCGCCTTGACCAACACCACGCACGTGCTCGAAACGCTTCTGGACCGCGCCCGCCACGGGCAGCTGAGCCTGAACGGTCGAATGATCGATGCATTTCTGGAAACGAAGGACGCCTTGCAAGAACAACTCACCGCATACCAGGCCGGCCAGGAGCCGAACCCTGACATGGTCGCGCACATCTGCGGCGTGCTTCAGCAACTCGCGCTGGAAAGCGGCGACGAAAGCCTTGCGGCGCACGCTGCCGCCACGGCGGCGGCCCCCGCACCCGCAGCGGCTCCCGCACCCGCGCCCGCCGCGGCGCCGGCCGAGGCCGCCGCACTCGCCGGCGACGGCGTGCTGCGCATCCGCTTCGCCCGCCTCTCCGACAGCGAATGCGACCTGCTCGCCGGCGAACTCTCCAACCTCGGCAATGTGGTGTCGCGCACGCGCACCAACGACAAGCTGACGGTGCTGCTCGAGACCACCTGCGACCCCGACGACATCGTCGCCGTGTGCTGCTTCGTCATCGACGAATCGCAGATCGACATCACGCGCGAAGCGGCCGGCGCCGTGGCGGCGCCCGAGCCCGCGGCGGCGGCACCGGCCGAGGCGCCCGCCAAGCCGCCGGCCGTGGTCGCCGCCGCCGTGCCGGCCGTGCAGGCCGCGCCGCCCGCGCCGGTGGCGGCAGCGCCCGCCGCGGCGTCCGCCGCCAAGGAATCCAGCTCCATCCGCGTCGACGTGGAGAAGGTCGACCAGCTCATCAACCTCGTGGGCGAACTCGTCATCACGCAGTCGATGCTCACGCAGGCCGCGACCATGCTCGACCCGGTGGCCTACGAACGCTTCCTCAGCGGCCTCGGCCACCTGGAGCGCAACGCGCGCGACCTGCAGGAATCGGTCATGTCCATCCGCATGATGCCGATGGACTACGTGTTCAGCCGCTTCCCGCGCGTGATCCGCGACGTCAGCGCCAAGCTGGGCAAGCAGGTGCGCCTGGACACCTACGGCAAGGAAACAGAGCTCGACAAGGGCCTGATCGAGCGCATCGTCGACCCGCTCACGCACCTGGTGCGCAACAGCCTCGACCACGGCATCGAGACGCCCGAAGTGCGCCTGGCCAAGGGCAAGGACGCCACCGGCCAGCTGCTGCTGTCGGCGCAGCACCACGGCGGCAACATCGTGATCGAGGTGAGCGACGACGGCGCCGGCCTCAACCGCGAACGCATCCTGGCCAAGGCCATGCAGCAGGGCATGGCGGTGAGCGAAACCATGCCCGACGAGGAGGTGTGGCAGCTCATCTTCGCGCCCGGCTTCTCCACCGCCGAGCAGGTGACCGACATCTCGGGCCGCGGCGTGGGCATGGACGTGGTCAAGCGCAACATCCAGGAAATGGGCGGCCATGTGGAAATCCACTCGCGCGGCGGGCAGGGCACCACCACGCGCATCGTGCTGCCGCTGACGCTGGCCATCCTGAACGGCATGTCGGTGAAGGTGGGCGACGAGGCCTACATCCTGCCGCTGAGCTACGTGATCGAGTCGCTGCAGCCGCTGCCGGAGCACCTGCATTCCATCACCGCCGACGGCCACGTGATCCGCGTGCGCGGCGAATACCTGCCGCTGATCGAACTGCACCGCGTGTTCGACGTGGCGGGCGCGCAGACGCATCCGACGCAGGGCATCCTGGTGATCGTGCAGGCCGACGACAGCCGCTTCGCGCTGCTGGTCGACGAACTGCTCGGTCAGCACCAGGTGGTGGTGAAGAACCTGGAAACCAACTATCGCAAGGTGCCCGGCATCTCGGCCGCGACCATCCTCGGCGACGGCAGCGTGGCCTTCATCATCGACGTGGGCGCCATGCCACGCATCCAGCGCGCGCAAGCCGCGAGCGCGGCTGCCCTGGCGGGAGCCTCCCGGAGGGCCGACGCCATCGCGCTCTGA
- the cheZ gene encoding protein phosphatase CheZ, whose translation MSQDASVAADSTNNTAEQLLGRIGQLTRQLREGLRELGLDKQVAKAAQAIPDARDRLSYVAATTERAAHRALNAIDVAQPLQEALASDAKGLSKRWDQWFENPLELDQARELVLDTRGYLNEVPDRASAINSQLMEILMAQDFQDLTGQVIKKMMEVVNDVETQLLQVLIDNSPPEKRQEAAHSLQNGPQVKPGNPEAVTDQAQVDDLLESLGF comes from the coding sequence ATGAGCCAGGACGCATCGGTGGCCGCGGACTCCACCAACAACACCGCGGAACAACTGCTCGGGCGCATCGGCCAGCTCACGCGCCAGCTGCGCGAAGGCCTGCGCGAGCTGGGTCTGGACAAGCAGGTGGCCAAGGCCGCCCAGGCCATTCCCGACGCGCGCGACCGCCTGAGCTACGTGGCGGCGACCACCGAGCGCGCGGCGCACCGCGCGCTCAACGCCATCGACGTGGCGCAGCCGCTGCAGGAAGCCCTTGCCAGCGACGCCAAGGGCCTGAGCAAGCGCTGGGACCAGTGGTTCGAGAACCCGCTCGAGCTCGACCAGGCGCGCGAGCTGGTGCTGGACACGCGCGGCTACCTCAACGAGGTGCCCGATCGCGCCAGCGCCATCAACTCGCAGCTGATGGAAATCCTCATGGCGCAGGACTTCCAGGACCTGACCGGCCAGGTCATCAAGAAGATGATGGAAGTGGTCAACGACGTGGAGACGCAGCTGCTCCAGGTGCTGATCGACAACTCCCCGCCCGAGAAGCGCCAGGAAGCCGCCCATAGCCTGCAGAACGGCCCGCAGGTCAAGCCCGGCAACCCCGAGGCAGTGACCGACCAGGCCCAGGTGGACGACCTGCTGGAGAGCCTGGGCTTCTAG
- the cheY gene encoding chemotaxis response regulator CheY: MDKSIKILVVDDFPTMRRIVRNLLKELEFLNVDEAEDGAAGIEKLRGGNFGFVVSDWNMPNMDGLTMLQTIRADPELKKLPVLMVTAEAKKENIVAAAQAGANGYVVKPFTAATLEEKITKIFEKLAKEAA; encoded by the coding sequence ATCGACAAGAGCATCAAAATCCTGGTTGTGGACGACTTCCCGACCATGCGCCGCATCGTGCGCAACCTGCTGAAGGAACTGGAGTTCCTCAACGTCGACGAGGCCGAGGACGGCGCGGCCGGTATCGAGAAACTGCGCGGCGGCAATTTCGGCTTCGTGGTGTCCGACTGGAACATGCCGAACATGGACGGCCTGACCATGCTGCAGACCATCCGCGCCGACCCCGAGCTGAAGAAGCTCCCGGTGCTGATGGTCACGGCCGAGGCCAAGAAGGAAAACATCGTGGCGGCCGCGCAGGCGGGCGCCAACGGCTATGTGGTGAAGCCCTTCACCGCCGCCACGCTCGAAGAGAAGATCACCAAGATCTTCGAGAAGCTGGCCAAAGAGGCGGCCTGA
- the cheD gene encoding chemoreceptor glutamine deamidase CheD, which yields MSNTSPSAPDSVASHHYFDRDVGHKAVKLLPSEYYVTADDTVLSTVLGSCVAACLHDAEAGIAGMNHFMLPDDSESGMRDPVDSMRYGTYAMDVLIRELVRAGARRDRLQAKVFGGGAVLANMTTLNIGDRNADFVLRYLRTERIEVAAQDLRGPHARRVYFMPATGKAIVRKLRAQTEVRSIQREEGELLRSLSGLRAVPDLEKTSNAPGARMAPLAAIKGNR from the coding sequence ATGAGCAACACCAGCCCCAGCGCGCCGGATTCGGTGGCGAGCCACCACTACTTCGACCGCGACGTCGGCCACAAGGCGGTGAAGCTGCTGCCGTCGGAGTACTACGTGACGGCGGACGACACCGTGCTGAGCACCGTGCTGGGCTCCTGCGTGGCCGCGTGCCTGCACGACGCCGAGGCCGGCATCGCCGGCATGAACCACTTCATGCTGCCCGACGACAGCGAGTCCGGCATGCGCGACCCGGTCGACTCCATGCGCTACGGCACCTACGCGATGGACGTGCTGATCCGCGAGCTGGTGCGCGCGGGCGCGCGCCGCGACCGGCTGCAGGCCAAGGTGTTCGGCGGCGGCGCGGTACTGGCCAACATGACCACGCTGAACATCGGCGATCGCAACGCGGACTTCGTGCTGCGCTATCTGCGCACGGAGCGCATCGAGGTCGCCGCGCAAGACCTGCGCGGGCCGCACGCGCGGCGCGTGTACTTCATGCCGGCCACCGGCAAGGCGATCGTGCGCAAGCTGCGCGCGCAGACGGAAGTCCGGTCGATCCAGCGCGAGGAAGGCGAACTGCTGCGCAGTCTGTCCGGCCTGCGCGCGGTGCCCGACCTGGAGAAAACAAGCAACGCCCCGGGCGCCCGCATGGCGCCCCTGGCCGCCATCAAAGGAAACCGGTGA
- a CDS encoding protein-glutamate methylesterase/protein-glutamine glutaminase, translated as MTEIINSQSDMTVVGTAADPLVARDLIKVTNPDVLTLDVEMPRMDGLEFLEKLMRLRPMPVVMVSSLTERGSEIALRALELGAIDFVTKPRLGVRDGLLNYTELIAGKIRTAAGARLLPSRHAAAAKSPADAPQESLLRSPLLSTEKLIIIGASTGGTEAIREVLQPLPPDSPAVMIAQHMPAGFTRSFAQRLDGLCRINVKEAEHGERVLPGYAYIAPGGFHLSLGRSGANYVAHLDQEPPVNRHRPSIDVLFDSAAKYAGKNAIGIILTGMGKDGAEGLLRMKRAGAHTLAQDEASCVVFGMPREAIALGAVDDVSPLSEVSRRVLAHLRTFGERANRV; from the coding sequence ATGACCGAGATCATCAACAGCCAGAGCGACATGACCGTGGTGGGCACTGCAGCCGATCCGCTGGTGGCGCGCGACCTCATCAAGGTCACCAACCCCGACGTGCTCACGCTCGACGTCGAAATGCCGCGCATGGACGGGCTGGAGTTCCTCGAGAAGCTCATGCGCCTGCGGCCGATGCCGGTGGTCATGGTGTCTTCACTGACCGAGCGGGGCTCGGAGATCGCGCTGCGCGCGCTCGAGCTCGGCGCCATCGACTTCGTGACCAAGCCGCGCCTGGGCGTGCGCGACGGCCTGCTCAACTACACCGAGCTCATCGCCGGCAAGATCCGCACTGCCGCCGGCGCGCGGCTGCTGCCGAGCCGGCACGCGGCCGCGGCCAAGTCACCGGCCGACGCGCCGCAGGAATCGCTGCTGCGCAGCCCGCTGCTCAGTACCGAGAAGCTGATCATCATCGGCGCCTCCACCGGCGGCACCGAGGCCATCCGCGAGGTGCTGCAGCCGCTGCCGCCCGACTCGCCCGCGGTGATGATCGCGCAGCACATGCCGGCCGGCTTCACGCGTTCGTTCGCGCAGCGCCTGGACGGCCTGTGCCGCATCAACGTCAAGGAAGCGGAGCACGGCGAGCGCGTGCTGCCGGGCTACGCGTACATCGCGCCGGGCGGCTTTCACCTGTCGCTGGGCCGAAGCGGCGCCAACTACGTGGCGCACCTCGACCAGGAGCCGCCGGTGAACCGCCACCGCCCGTCGATCGACGTGCTGTTCGATTCGGCCGCCAAGTACGCGGGCAAGAACGCCATCGGCATCATCCTGACCGGCATGGGCAAGGACGGCGCCGAGGGCCTGCTGCGCATGAAGCGCGCCGGCGCCCACACGCTGGCGCAGGACGAGGCCAGCTGCGTGGTCTTCGGCATGCCGCGCGAGGCCATCGCGCTGGGCGCGGTGGACGACGTATCCCCCCTGAGTGAAGTGAGTCGCCGGGTTCTGGCGCACCTTCGCACGTTCGGCGAACGTGCGAACCGAGTTTGA
- a CDS encoding CheR family methyltransferase — protein MYIESHASRLAVNNEFLFTDSDFSRIRTLIHRRAGIALGDQKRQMVYSRLSRRLRELQLPEFSTYLDWLESSADGGEWQLFINSLTTNLTSFFREAHHFPALAAHVRKMPQPVTVWCAAASTGEEPYSIAITLMEALGDKAGSARVIATDIDTAVLAKAAAGVFTTEQVARLSPERLRRFFNKGTGANAGKVRIRPEVAALVKFSRLNLLDSAWSVKEPVDAIFCRNVMIYFDKPTQKKVLDRFVPLLKPNGLLFAGHSENASLVNQAFKSLGQTVYELARTRAPGAA, from the coding sequence ATGTACATTGAAAGCCATGCTTCCAGGCTGGCTGTGAATAACGAGTTCCTCTTTACCGATAGCGACTTCTCGAGAATCCGGACCCTCATCCATCGCCGCGCCGGCATCGCCCTTGGCGACCAGAAGCGGCAGATGGTGTACAGCCGGCTCTCGCGTCGCCTGAGGGAGCTTCAGCTCCCCGAGTTCTCCACGTACCTCGACTGGCTGGAGTCCAGCGCGGACGGCGGGGAGTGGCAGTTGTTCATCAACTCGCTGACCACCAACCTGACTTCGTTCTTCCGCGAGGCGCACCACTTTCCGGCGCTGGCCGCGCATGTGCGCAAGATGCCGCAGCCGGTGACGGTGTGGTGCGCGGCGGCATCGACCGGCGAGGAGCCGTATTCGATCGCCATCACGCTGATGGAGGCGCTGGGCGACAAGGCGGGGTCGGCGCGCGTCATCGCGACCGACATCGACACGGCGGTGCTGGCCAAGGCCGCGGCCGGCGTGTTCACCACCGAGCAGGTCGCGCGGCTGTCGCCGGAGCGGCTGCGGCGCTTCTTCAACAAGGGCACCGGCGCCAATGCGGGCAAGGTGCGCATCCGCCCCGAGGTGGCCGCGCTGGTGAAGTTCTCGCGGCTCAACCTGCTGGACAGCGCCTGGTCCGTGAAGGAGCCGGTCGACGCGATCTTCTGCCGCAACGTGATGATCTATTTCGACAAGCCGACGCAGAAGAAGGTGCTCGACCGCTTCGTGCCGCTGCTCAAGCCGAACGGGCTGCTGTTCGCCGGGCATTCGGAGAACGCGTCGCTGGTCAACCAGGCGTTCAAGTCGCTGGGCCAGACGGTGTACGAACTGGCGCGCACGCGCGCCCCGGGCGCGGCATGA
- the motB gene encoding flagellar motor protein MotB — protein sequence MSEGKPQIIIKHVHKGGGGGHHGGGWKIAYADFMTAMMAFFLVMWLLSISSPKQREGIAEHFRMPLRVAMHGGDKASLSSSMIPGGGADVMHVEGEVKQSDAEEEADANRLAAMKKQLDELIEKSPVFRQFRSQILIDITTEGLRLQIVDTENRPMFELASARVVPHMRAILRELAPVLNGLPNKLTLSGHTDAIVYTNDKTYGNWELSADRANASRRELVAGGMVEGKVLRVIGLADSMHLDRADPRNPINRRISIILLNHKTQERIERENSSDGGSSTRVGKLPPANSAPKAAATTE from the coding sequence ATGAGCGAAGGCAAGCCCCAGATCATCATCAAGCACGTCCACAAGGGCGGGGGCGGCGGCCATCACGGCGGCGGCTGGAAGATCGCGTATGCCGACTTCATGACGGCCATGATGGCTTTCTTCCTGGTCATGTGGCTGCTGTCCATCTCCAGCCCCAAGCAGCGCGAAGGCATTGCCGAGCACTTCCGCATGCCGCTGCGCGTGGCGATGCACGGCGGCGACAAGGCCAGCCTGAGCTCCAGCATGATCCCCGGCGGCGGCGCCGACGTGATGCATGTCGAGGGCGAGGTCAAGCAGTCCGACGCCGAGGAAGAAGCCGACGCGAACCGCCTGGCCGCGATGAAGAAGCAGCTCGACGAGCTGATCGAGAAGAGCCCGGTGTTCCGGCAGTTCCGCTCGCAGATCCTGATCGACATCACCACCGAGGGGCTGCGCCTGCAGATCGTCGACACGGAGAACCGCCCGATGTTCGAGCTGGCCAGCGCCCGCGTGGTGCCGCACATGCGCGCCATCCTGCGCGAGCTGGCGCCGGTGCTCAACGGCCTGCCCAACAAGCTCACGCTGTCGGGCCACACCGACGCCATCGTCTACACCAACGACAAGACCTACGGCAACTGGGAGCTGTCGGCCGACCGTGCCAACGCTTCGCGCCGCGAGCTCGTGGCCGGCGGCATGGTCGAGGGCAAGGTGCTGCGCGTGATCGGCCTGGCCGACAGCATGCACCTGGACCGCGCCGACCCGCGCAACCCGATCAACCGGCGCATCAGCATCATCCTGCTCAACCACAAGACCCAGGAACGCATCGAGCGCGAGAACAGCAGCGACGGCGGCAGCAGCACGCGTGTCGGCAAGCTGCCTCCCGCGAACAGCGCGCCCAAGGCCGCTGCGACGACGGAATAA